From the bacterium genome, the window AACGATGCAGGAACAGCTCTTGAAACCATCATCACACAAGTAAAAGCAGCTAACGTAAAAATTCAGGGAATAACAAAAGAAATTGACGGAGTTGCTAAATCTTCGGAAGAAATGGTTCAAATGATAGAAAATATTTCTGCAATAACAGAAGAAACGGCAGCAAGCGCAGAAGAAATTTCCAGTATTACAGAAGAACAGACAGCAAGTATGGAAGAAATAAGTGCAAGTGCTCAAACCCTTGCAAGCATCGCAGAAATCCTAACAAAACAAGTTTCTGCCTTTAAAATCTAAAGGAGATTAATAAGTTGATGATAAATGAGTTTACTGATCAAAAAGAAATCCAGCTAATTATTTTTCAAATGGGAAAAGAAGAATATGCCGTCCCCATAACAAATGTGCAAGAAATAATAATGGTTCAACCGACAACAAAAATTCCCAGAACTCCTTCTTTTGTAGAAGGCGTTATAAACCTTCGAGGTCGAATTATTCCAGTTATTGACGGCAGAAAAAAATTCAACCTTGATGTAAAAAATGACCATAGTTCAAATGATTCAAGAATTATGGTGCTTGATGTT encodes:
- a CDS encoding chemotaxis protein CheW, whose translation is MINEFTDQKEIQLIIFQMGKEEYAVPITNVQEIIMVQPTTKIPRTPSFVEGVINLRGRIIPVIDGRKKFNLDVKNDHSSNDSRIMVLDVEQEIIGLIVDAVSEVIHLKTDDIVPPPIDMEEDTDFLWGIGKLKDKLLILINPTKFLSHNEVKDLKNLSKFAESLGQTPEVASK